One region of Solea senegalensis isolate Sse05_10M linkage group LG14, IFAPA_SoseM_1, whole genome shotgun sequence genomic DNA includes:
- the med16 gene encoding mediator of RNA polymerase II transcription subunit 16 encodes MELAYVCEWDKRQKSTHCPSIPLVCSWSCRNLVAFTTDLKNDEDDKDVSHMIHIIDTEHPWDVYSINSGHSEVISCLEWDQSGSRLLSADGDGQIRCWSMSDHLVNSWKSVLSSSLDGDPIVALSWLHNGVKLALHVEMSGSTNFGEKFSRVKFSPSLTLFGGKPMEGWMAVTVSGLVTVSLLKPGGALLTASESLCRLRGRVALADIAFTGGGNIVVAATDGSSSSPVQFYKVVVSVVSEKCRIDTELLPSLFLRCTTDPLRRDKYPSVTHLKFLTRENSEQVLLCASNQSGSIVECWSLRKEGLPVNNIFQHRSPVVGEKQPTILKWRILTTTNDLERVSAVALPKLPISISNTDLKVASDTKFCPGLGLALAFHDGSIQILHRLSLHTMGVFYGSSSAQRPGDESTMKRQRTGGPALHFKALQFSWTSLALAGVDNHGKLHMLRVSPSMGQVLDMNTTLRHLLFLLEYCMVTGYDWWDVLLHVQPTMVHNLVEKLHEEYMRQNQALQQVLATRIVAVKASLCKLSTATAARACDFHAKLLLMAISSTLKSLLRPHVLNTPDKSPGDRLSEICAKNTDTDIDKVMINLKTEEFVLDGPPLQSLQQLIQWVGDFVLYLLSNLPNQGSMVRPGFGFMRDGASLGLLREMLVMIRIWGLLKPGCLPTFTATSDNQDSLQLLFRLLTRLWLCSREDGSVQDPDESLVDECCLLPSQLLVPSLDWLPVNDGVMVKLQGKQPIRLQFGKASSLPASGASGGGGLEVFTRTPSCQKMDNLRCVHMGVCPTEDSKACTRCGCVTMLRSPNKTNAMKQWEQRWIKNCLCGGLWRRIPPAPPT; translated from the exons ATGGAGCTGGCGTACGTGTGTGAGTGGGACAAACGTCAGAAGAGCACACACTGTCCCTCCATCCCACTGGTCTGCTCCTGGTCCTGCAGGAACCTGGTGGCCTTCACCACCGACCTGAAGAACGACGAGGACGacaaag ATGTCAGTCACATGATCCACATCATTGACACTGAACATCCATGGGATGTTTACTCCATCAACTCTGGACACTCTGAGGTCATTTCTTGTCTGGAGTGGGACCAATCAG GCTCGCGGCTGCTGTCGGCTGATGGTGACGGTCAGATCAGATGCTGGTCGATGTCGGATCACCTGGTGAACAGCTGGAAGAGTGTGTTGTCCAGTTCTCTGGACGGAGATCCGATTGTGGCTCTGAGTTGGCTCCATAACGGCGTCAAACTTGCGTTGCATGTCGAGATG TCGGGATCTACTAACTTTGGGGAGAAGTTCTCTCGGGTGAAGTTTTCTCCATCTCTGACTCTTTTTGGCGGGAAACCAATGGAAGGCTGGATGGCAGTCACAGTCAGCGGTTTGGTCACCGTGTCACTTTTAAAGCCAGGTGGCGCTCTGCTGACAGCCAGTGAGAGTTTGTGCCGGTTGAGAGGCAGAGTGGCATTGGCCGACATCGCCTTCACTGGAGGAGGAAACATTGTGGTGGCAGCGACCGACGGCAGCAGCTCCTCGCCAGTTCAGTTCTACaag gtgGTCGTGAGTGTGGTGAGCGAAAAGTGTCGCATAGACACTGAACTGTTACCATCACTTTTCCTGCGCTGCACCACCGACCCGCTGAGGAGAGACAAGTATCCATCTGTGACGCACCTGAAGTTCCTGACCAGAGAGAATTCTGAACAG gttctCCTCTGTGCGTCCAATCAGAGTGGCAGTATTGTGGAGTGTTGGTCTCTGAGGAAGGAGGGACTTCCTGTCAACAACATCTTCCAGCATCGCTCTCCAGTTG TGGGGGAGAAACAGCCGACCATCCTGAAGTGGAGAATCCTGACGACTACCAACGACCTCGAGCGAGTGTCAGCCGTTGCTCTGCCCAAATTGCCCATCTCCATTTCCAACACTGACCTGAAGGTGGCGTCAGATACTAAGTTCTGCCCCGGACTGG GTCTTGCTCTGGCGTTTCATGACGGCAGTATTCAGATCCTCCACCGCTTGTCTCTCCACACCATGGGTGTCTTCTATGGCTCGTCCTCCGCTCAGAGACCAGGTGACGAGTCCACCATGAAACGCCAGAGAACTGGAGGCCCCGCCCTCCACTTCAAGGCCCTGCAGTTCTCCTGGACGTCCTTGGCTCTGGCCGGAGTCGACAATCATGGAAAG CTCCACATGCTGCGGGTGTCGCCCTCTATGGGCCAGGTACTGGACATGAACACGACGCTGCGCCATCTGCTGTTCCTGCTGGAGTACTGCATGGTGACGGGCTACGACTGGTGGGACGTCCTGCTTCACGTTCAGCCGACCATGGTCCACAACCTGGTGGAGAAACTGCATGAGGAGTACATGAGGCAGAACCAGGCACTACAGCAG GTGCTGGCAACACGTATCGTGGCGGTGAAGGCGTCTCTCTGTAAACTTTCCACAGCAACGGCGGCGCGAGCATGTGACTTCCACGCCAAACTGCTGCTGATGGCGATCAGCTCCACCTTAAAGTCCCTGCTGAGACCGCATGTCCTCAACACGCCAGACAAGAGTCCAGGAGACCGCCTGAGCGAGATCTGTGCCAAGAACACAGACACGG ataTCGATAAGGTAATGATCAACCTGAAGACGGAAGAGTTTGTTTTGGACGGCCCGCCCCTTCAGTCCCTGCAGCAACTCATCCAGTGGGTTGGAGACTTTGTCCTGTACCTGCTGTCCAACCTGCCCAACCAG GGTTCCATGGTACGTCCAGGGTTTGGCTTCATGAGGGACGGAGCGTCTCTGGGTCTGCTCAGGGAGATGCTGGTGATGATCCGGATCTGGGGTCTGTTGAAACCCGGCTGTCTGCCCACGTTCACCGCCACGTCCGACAACCAGGACAGTCTGCAGCTGCTCTTCAGACTGCTGACCAGACTGTGGCTCTGCT CTCGGGAAGATGGTTCAGTCCAGGATCCTGACGAGTCTCTGGTGGATGAGTGCTGCCTTCTGCCCAGTCAGCTGCTGGTTCCCAGTCTGGACTGGCTGCCAGTGAACGACGGCGTCATGGTGAAGCTGCAGGGGAAACAACCAATCAGACTGCAGTTTGGAAAAGCCTCTTCTCTGCCAGCAAGTGGAGCTAGTGGGGGCGGAGGTTTAGAGGTTTTCACCAG gactcCTAGCTGTCAGAAGATGGACAACCTTCGTTGTGTTCACATGGGAGTTTGCCCGACTGAGGACAGTAAAGCCTGCACCAG gtgtgGCTGTGTGACGATGCTTCGTTCTCCAAACAAGACAAACGCCATGAAGCAGTGGGAGCAGCGCTGGATCAAGAATTGTCTGTGTGGAGGTCTGTGGAGGAGGATCCCTCCAGCTCCACCCACATGA